From the Desulfovibrio aminophilus genome, the window TCGCCCGCGCGGGCGGCCTCGATGGCCGCGTTCAGGGCCAGGAGGTTGGTCTGGTCCGCGATGTCCGCGATGACGTTCATGATCTGGCCGATGCCCTCGGCCTGCTTGCCGAGCTCGGTCATGTCGGCCTTGAGCACCTCGGACTGCTCGTTGATGCGGCTGATGGCCGCGACCACCTCGCGCACGAGCTTTTCACCGTCCTGGGCCTGATTCTTGGCCTGATCGGCCAGCTCGGCGGCGGTGGAGGCGTTCTTGGCCACCTCCATGACCGTGGCGTTCATCTCCTCGATGGCCGCGGCCGCCTCGCCGGTGCGCTCGCGCTGCACCTCGGAGCCCCGGCTGGACTGCTCGATCTGGGCCGAGAGCTCCTCGGAGGCCGAGGCCACCTGGTCGGAGACCTGGTTGGCGGCCGCGGCGGCCTTGGCGATGCGCTCGTTCTGCTCGGCGATCCGCTTCTGCTGGGCGCGGATTTCGGTCAGCTCGAACCAGACGCTCAGGGTGCCGATGACCGCGCCATCCATGTCGTGGATGGGCGTGGTGCTGATGTCGAACATCTTGGTGGCGCCCTTGGCCGAGGTGTAGGGCACCTCGTGGCGGATGGAACGGTTCTCGCGCATGGTGCGCAGGCTGGAGGTGACGCGGTCGGGCTGGCCGTAGACGAAGTCGCCGGAGGTCTTGCCCAGCTGCGCCTCGGGCGCGCCGTCCTTGTCCAGGGCGTCCATCATCTGGGCGTTGGTGAAGGTCACGCGGTTGTCGGTGTCGTAGATGACGCAGGGCGTGGTGAAGCCCCGCAACACGCCCTGGGAGAAGCCGAGCTTGTTCTTGAGCTCGGCCACCATGACCCGGATGTTCTCGGCCAGCCCCTTGAGTTCGTACCGGAATCCCTGCCGCAGCTCGACCTTGAGGTCCCCGGCGGCCACGGCCTTGGTGAAGGCCTCGATCTCCTGGATGGGCCGGGCCACGAGGCGGCGCACGATGAAGGCGATGACCGCCACCAGGACGAGGACCGCGAGGCCGCCCACGCCGAGCAGGATGTTCCGCTGGGTGTTGGCCGTGGTGATGAGTTCGTCCGTGTAGGCGCTCATGCCGATGAGCCAGCCGGTTTCCGGGTCCGTGGTGAAGGCCATGATCTTGCCCTCGCCCTTCCAGAGGTATTCGATCTGCCCGACCTCCTGGGCCAGGGCCTTCTTCACGAAGTCCTCCTTGCCCACGCTCTGGAAGATCGCGCCCTTGTTCTGGGCGTTGGCGATGAAGCGGCCCTGGGAGTCGAGCATGAAGCCGTAGCCGCGCATGCCGAAACGGGGCGGGTCGATGAAGGAGGCGGTGTAGGTGTCCCAGCGCGGGAACACGCCCACGCCGCCGACCACCTTGCCGCTTTCGTCCTTGACCGCCGCGGCCACGTTGGAGATGAGCACGTCGCTGTCGCTGCGCGCGGCCAGGATCTCGTTGCCCAGATAGATGTCCCGGCCGGAAAGCACGGCCTTGACGTAGGCCCGGT encodes:
- a CDS encoding methyl-accepting chemotaxis protein, encoding MFRKGISLVLIGPAALAVIVAVSAIVVYVWRSSNQLALDLERQAMLQTAQTAQKALAAYNENALGLVRILARQRAVTEAFGGDGSRLDAYLQLYVSANKNIWAVLVFDAKGEVLSGYNARGESLAGQSRADRAYVKAVLSGRDIYLGNEILAARSDSDVLISNVAAAVKDESGKVVGGVGVFPRWDTYTASFIDPPRFGMRGYGFMLDSQGRFIANAQNKGAIFQSVGKEDFVKKALAQEVGQIEYLWKGEGKIMAFTTDPETGWLIGMSAYTDELITTANTQRNILLGVGGLAVLVLVAVIAFIVRRLVARPIQEIEAFTKAVAAGDLKVELRQGFRYELKGLAENIRVMVAELKNKLGFSQGVLRGFTTPCVIYDTDNRVTFTNAQMMDALDKDGAPEAQLGKTSGDFVYGQPDRVTSSLRTMRENRSIRHEVPYTSAKGATKMFDISTTPIHDMDGAVIGTLSVWFELTEIRAQQKRIAEQNERIAKAAAAANQVSDQVASASEELSAQIEQSSRGSEVQRERTGEAAAAIEEMNATVMEVAKNASTAAELADQAKNQAQDGEKLVREVVAAISRINEQSEVLKADMTELGKQAEGIGQIMNVIADIADQTNLLALNAAIEAARAG